The following coding sequences are from one Pelmatolapia mariae isolate MD_Pm_ZW linkage group LG4, Pm_UMD_F_2, whole genome shotgun sequence window:
- the LOC134625873 gene encoding salivary glue protein Sgs-3-like isoform X8, whose translation MTSHGCYLCLLLLSVILIEPSEAGCMNHFKKADWKKTTIDKLPENIPVKIMNKSEDIVVCSLMKDEDCIDKTEETCFLRECFGDYKPPCNETDKNISVPFYHFMCLTDIAKGLRDKTNETNGGSLKPTAEEVCKVYEKVCKRDSPNPDCCSFCSFSAAKTTTPTACTTTTPSTEATTNKTTSTPSATTTPTTEATTNKTTATPCATTTPTTEATTNKTTSTPSATTTPTTEATTNKTTATPSATTTPTTEATTNKTTATPSATTTPTTEATTNKTTATPSATTTPTTTEATTNKTTATPSATTTTPTTEATTNKTTSTPCATTTPTTEATTKKPQVSTTAVSTITTPSSPLNLQQKDGAEKKESNLQIIIGVLIFTNFLWAVAFYMYTQRLQRSNEIPNLKEEEAMTVRNTFRSDIGEGSILLMTPESSIIINSPETTIIESLCPQGTHL comes from the exons ATGACGTCACACGGCTGTTATCTCTGCCTGTTGCTTTTAAGC GTAATCCTGATCGAGCCATCAGAAGCAGGTTGTATGAACCACTTCAAAAAAGCAGACTGG AAGAAAACTACAATAGACAAGCTCCCAGAGAATATTCCTGTCAAAATAATGAACAAGTCTGAG GACATCGTTGTATGTAGTTTAATGAAAGACGAAGACTGTATAGACAAAACAGAAGAAACCTGTTTTCTACGGGAGTGTTTTGGG GACTATAAACCGCCATGTAACGAGACGGATAAGAACATCAGTGTCCCTTTCTATCACTTCATGTGCTTGACAGATATAGCCAAGGGTCTACGAG acaaaacaaatgaaacaaatggaGGATCACTAAAACCCACTGCAGAAGAAGTCTGTAAAGTGTACg aAAAAGTGTGTAAGCGAGATTCTCCCAACCCAG ACTGCTGttctttttgcagcttttcag cagcaaaaacGACAACACCAACAGCTTGTACTACTACAACACCATCCACAGAAGCAACAACAAATAAGACAACATCGACACCTTctgcaacaacaacaccaaccaCAGAAGCAACAACAAATAAGACAACAGCGACACCTTGtgcaacaacaacaccaaccaCAGAAGCAACAACAAATAAGACAACATCGACACCTTctgcaacaacaacaccaaccaCAGAAGCAACAACAAATAAGACAACAGCGACACCTTctgcaacaacaacaccaaccaCAGAAGCAACAACAAATAAGACAACAGCGACACCTTctgcaacaacaacaccaaccaCAGAAGCAACAACAAATAAGACAACAGCGACACCTTctgcaacaacaacaccaacaacCACAGAAGCAACAACAAATAAGACAACAGCGACACCttctgcaacaacaacaacaccaaccaCAGAAGCAACAACAAATAAGACAACATCGACACCTTGtgcaacaacaacaccaaccacagaagcaacaacaaaaaaaccacaagTATCAACAACAGCAGTTTCAACAATAACAACTCCATCATCCCCGTTGAATTTACAACAGAAGGATG gtgctgaaaaaaaagagagca ACTTACAGATTATAATAGGTGTCCTTATCTTCACCAACTTCCTTTGGGCGGTGGCTTTTTACATGTACACGCAGAGACTTCAAAGGAGTAACGAG attcCAAACTTGAAAGAAGAAGAGGCGATGACAGTG cGTAACACATTTCGCAGCGACATTGGAGAGGGTTCCATTTTATTAATG ACACCTGAAAGTTCCATCATCATAAATTCACCTGAAACCACCATAATTGAAAGCCTTTGCCCACAAGGAACACATCTTTAG